One Pseudomonas entomophila genomic window carries:
- a CDS encoding ABC transporter ATP-binding protein codes for MTGREAVIEARGICNRFASQSVHENLDLDLYRGEILAVVGGSGSGKSVLLRSIIGLRRPNEGQVKVFGQDLATLDETQRSLVERRFGVLFQKGALFSSLTVTENVALPLIEHAGLSRADAEHLAGVKLALAGLPISAADKYPASLSGGMIKRAALARALALDPDILFLDEPTAGLDPIGAAAFDQLILTLRDALGLSVFLITHDLDTLYTITDRVAVLAQKKVLVAGPLSEVEQADDPWIHEYFHGPRGRAAEDAALRARQER; via the coding sequence GTGACGGGCCGGGAAGCGGTGATCGAGGCGCGGGGCATCTGCAACCGTTTCGCTAGCCAGAGCGTGCATGAAAACCTCGACCTGGACCTGTACCGTGGCGAAATTCTCGCCGTGGTCGGTGGTTCGGGCAGCGGCAAGTCGGTGCTGCTGCGCAGCATCATCGGTTTGCGGCGGCCCAATGAAGGCCAGGTAAAGGTGTTCGGCCAGGACCTGGCCACGCTGGATGAAACGCAGCGTTCGCTGGTGGAGCGGCGCTTCGGCGTGCTGTTCCAGAAGGGCGCGCTGTTCTCGTCACTGACCGTCACCGAGAACGTCGCCCTGCCGTTGATCGAGCACGCCGGGCTGTCGCGAGCCGACGCCGAGCACCTGGCCGGGGTGAAGCTGGCCCTGGCCGGCTTGCCGATCAGCGCCGCCGACAAATACCCCGCGTCGCTGTCCGGCGGCATGATCAAGCGTGCCGCCCTGGCCCGCGCCCTGGCCCTGGACCCGGACATCCTGTTCCTCGACGAACCCACCGCGGGCCTCGACCCGATCGGCGCCGCCGCCTTCGACCAACTGATTCTCACCCTGCGTGACGCCCTGGGCCTGTCGGTGTTCCTGATCACCCACGACCTGGACACCCTCTACACCATCACCGACCGGGTGGCGGTGCTGGCGCAGAAGAAGGTGCTGGTGGCCGGGCCGCTCAGCGAAGTCGAGCAGGCCGACGACCCGTGGATTCACGAATACTTTCACGGCCCGCGCGGCCGGGCGGCCGAAGACGCCGCCCTGCGCGCCCGCCAGGAGCGCTGA